A stretch of the Esox lucius isolate fEsoLuc1 chromosome 2, fEsoLuc1.pri, whole genome shotgun sequence genome encodes the following:
- the vgll4b gene encoding transcription cofactor vestigial-like protein 4b isoform X2 translates to METPLDVLSRAASLVHADDEKREAALRGDPRMHQSLSSSGITNHSHRTGPPPISPNKRRLSLGTGPDQQDGGLDQDCDNEHMAKMSRLFAAKLDYRGTKDPRDRSRSPVERAAAPSMGLHGNHHLYAPPHHHMPSLALDQPLALTKNNMDAARTLTISPTTSPVERQQNRPSVITCAPANNRNCHLSHCPVSHNGCSNNLSHCPVSHNGCSNNLPSNYSRRPASNSNTACVDPVIEEHFRRSLGRNYKEPEPVTNSVSITGSVDDHFTKALGETWLQIKAKGSSSSSPDSSPNSHMVNHNHSPSVMS, encoded by the exons GCGAGGCGGCGCTGCGGGGTGATCCCAGGATGCACCAGTCCCTGTCATCCTCTGGCATCACCAACCACAGTCACAGGACCGGCCCTCCTCCAATCAGCCCCAACAAACGCCGGCTGAGCCTCGGCACCGGGCCGGACCAACAGGACGGCGGGCTGGACCAAGACTGCGACAACGAACACATGGCCAAGATGAGCCGGTTGTTTGCTGCTAAGCT cgACTACCGTGGCACCAAAGACCCGCGGGATCGTAGCCGCAGTCCTGTGGAGAGAGCCGCCGCCCCCTCCATGGGTCTCCATGGTAACCACCACCTGTACGCACCCCCCCATCACCACATGCCCAGCTTGGCCTTGGACCAGCCCCTCGCCCTGACCAAGAACAACATGGACGCCGCCCGTACCCTGACCATCTCACCCACCACCAGCCCTGTGGAGCGGCAGCAG AATCGTCCGTCGGTGATAACGTGTGCGCCCGCCAACAACCGCAACTGCCACCTGTCTCACTGCCCCGTGTCGCACAACGGCTGTTCCAACAACCTGTCTCACTGCCCCGTGTCGCACAACGGCTGTTCCAACAACCTGCCCAGCAACTACAGCCGGAGACCAGCCAGTAACT CCAACACTGCGTGTGTGGACCCCGTCATTGAGGAGCACTTCCGTCGCAGCCTGGGCCGGAACTACAAAGAACCGGAGCCTGTCACTAACTCTGTGTCCATCACCGGCTCTGTGGACGACCACTTCACCAAGGCCTTAGGAGAGACCTGGCTACAGATCAAAGCCAAAGgaagctcctcctcctcccctgacTCCTCCCCCAACAGTCACATGGTCAACCACAACCACTCCCCATCTGTCATGTCTTGA
- the vgll4b gene encoding transcription cofactor vestigial-like protein 4b isoform X1, with amino-acid sequence MLLTKMDLLNYQFLDKMNNNIGILCYEGEAALRGDPRMHQSLSSSGITNHSHRTGPPPISPNKRRLSLGTGPDQQDGGLDQDCDNEHMAKMSRLFAAKLDYRGTKDPRDRSRSPVERAAAPSMGLHGNHHLYAPPHHHMPSLALDQPLALTKNNMDAARTLTISPTTSPVERQQNRPSVITCAPANNRNCHLSHCPVSHNGCSNNLSHCPVSHNGCSNNLPSNYSRRPASNSNTACVDPVIEEHFRRSLGRNYKEPEPVTNSVSITGSVDDHFTKALGETWLQIKAKGSSSSSPDSSPNSHMVNHNHSPSVMS; translated from the exons GCGAGGCGGCGCTGCGGGGTGATCCCAGGATGCACCAGTCCCTGTCATCCTCTGGCATCACCAACCACAGTCACAGGACCGGCCCTCCTCCAATCAGCCCCAACAAACGCCGGCTGAGCCTCGGCACCGGGCCGGACCAACAGGACGGCGGGCTGGACCAAGACTGCGACAACGAACACATGGCCAAGATGAGCCGGTTGTTTGCTGCTAAGCT cgACTACCGTGGCACCAAAGACCCGCGGGATCGTAGCCGCAGTCCTGTGGAGAGAGCCGCCGCCCCCTCCATGGGTCTCCATGGTAACCACCACCTGTACGCACCCCCCCATCACCACATGCCCAGCTTGGCCTTGGACCAGCCCCTCGCCCTGACCAAGAACAACATGGACGCCGCCCGTACCCTGACCATCTCACCCACCACCAGCCCTGTGGAGCGGCAGCAG AATCGTCCGTCGGTGATAACGTGTGCGCCCGCCAACAACCGCAACTGCCACCTGTCTCACTGCCCCGTGTCGCACAACGGCTGTTCCAACAACCTGTCTCACTGCCCCGTGTCGCACAACGGCTGTTCCAACAACCTGCCCAGCAACTACAGCCGGAGACCAGCCAGTAACT CCAACACTGCGTGTGTGGACCCCGTCATTGAGGAGCACTTCCGTCGCAGCCTGGGCCGGAACTACAAAGAACCGGAGCCTGTCACTAACTCTGTGTCCATCACCGGCTCTGTGGACGACCACTTCACCAAGGCCTTAGGAGAGACCTGGCTACAGATCAAAGCCAAAGgaagctcctcctcctcccctgacTCCTCCCCCAACAGTCACATGGTCAACCACAACCACTCCCCATCTGTCATGTCTTGA
- the vgll4b gene encoding transcription cofactor vestigial-like protein 4b isoform X3 encodes MHQSLSSSGITNHSHRTGPPPISPNKRRLSLGTGPDQQDGGLDQDCDNEHMAKMSRLFAAKLDYRGTKDPRDRSRSPVERAAAPSMGLHGNHHLYAPPHHHMPSLALDQPLALTKNNMDAARTLTISPTTSPVERQQNRPSVITCAPANNRNCHLSHCPVSHNGCSNNLSHCPVSHNGCSNNLPSNYSRRPASNSNTACVDPVIEEHFRRSLGRNYKEPEPVTNSVSITGSVDDHFTKALGETWLQIKAKGSSSSSPDSSPNSHMVNHNHSPSVMS; translated from the exons ATGCACCAGTCCCTGTCATCCTCTGGCATCACCAACCACAGTCACAGGACCGGCCCTCCTCCAATCAGCCCCAACAAACGCCGGCTGAGCCTCGGCACCGGGCCGGACCAACAGGACGGCGGGCTGGACCAAGACTGCGACAACGAACACATGGCCAAGATGAGCCGGTTGTTTGCTGCTAAGCT cgACTACCGTGGCACCAAAGACCCGCGGGATCGTAGCCGCAGTCCTGTGGAGAGAGCCGCCGCCCCCTCCATGGGTCTCCATGGTAACCACCACCTGTACGCACCCCCCCATCACCACATGCCCAGCTTGGCCTTGGACCAGCCCCTCGCCCTGACCAAGAACAACATGGACGCCGCCCGTACCCTGACCATCTCACCCACCACCAGCCCTGTGGAGCGGCAGCAG AATCGTCCGTCGGTGATAACGTGTGCGCCCGCCAACAACCGCAACTGCCACCTGTCTCACTGCCCCGTGTCGCACAACGGCTGTTCCAACAACCTGTCTCACTGCCCCGTGTCGCACAACGGCTGTTCCAACAACCTGCCCAGCAACTACAGCCGGAGACCAGCCAGTAACT CCAACACTGCGTGTGTGGACCCCGTCATTGAGGAGCACTTCCGTCGCAGCCTGGGCCGGAACTACAAAGAACCGGAGCCTGTCACTAACTCTGTGTCCATCACCGGCTCTGTGGACGACCACTTCACCAAGGCCTTAGGAGAGACCTGGCTACAGATCAAAGCCAAAGgaagctcctcctcctcccctgacTCCTCCCCCAACAGTCACATGGTCAACCACAACCACTCCCCATCTGTCATGTCTTGA